The proteins below come from a single Aegilops tauschii subsp. strangulata cultivar AL8/78 chromosome 6, Aet v6.0, whole genome shotgun sequence genomic window:
- the LOC109767134 gene encoding putative disease resistance protein RGA4, producing MAIVLDAFASYVADMLKQVVEDEVGMLLGVTGQIDKMGVKLGDLKKFLADAERRRITDTSVQGWVTELKRAMYDATDILDICQLKAMEHHASRTGCCNPLLFCLRNPLFAHEIGTRIRALNQKLDDIKERSAAFGFDLASYEDSSSKVHSSRLSTSRETSWELDRSGVVGEKIKEDTRALVEIMVRRPEVETSNTDNNRVMVFAIVGVGGIGKTTLAQKVFNDEAINANFDTKIWLSVNQGFDKVELLRTAITLAGGKHPSEKALAVLWPILSAALAGKKIFLVMDDVWSHEAWGDVLETPLNDVARGSRVLVTTRDTRVARGMKAVLPYHHIDKLDDEDAWSLLRKQVISSETDGPEVDMLKDIGLQIAVKCGGLPLAVKVMGGLLCQKDKRRHEWSMVLNDSIWSASEMPEELNYSIYLSYEDLPPSIKQCFLYYSLLPKSAVWYKNSIIGMWISEGFLHRNSDDLEELGSKYYKELILRNLIEPVTKWSDQQVCSMHDVVRSFAQFVARDEALAAHSGDTGFISKLSAHKFLRLSMEKKVSESDGLGWSSLHAQKTLRTLILVGPISMKPSDSIVDFPCLRTLHTESVDVAVLVESLGKLKHLRYLFIWKSDISSLPDNIGNMKFLQFICLVKCQQSVKLPHSILKLAQLRYLNFHDSSINGIPKGFSVLTNLRNLRGFPAQTDGVWCSLDELGPLSELRSLGVQRLENVSVTSSAAKAKLGEKVHLTHLFLYCSSILGDDGLIKDEKGVSEEEQRQIAGVFDELCPSPSLEYLDINGFFGRQLPRWMMSRSAPVFKSLRIIFMLDLACCTQLPDCLCQLPCLQDIMIRRAPAIKRVGPEFLQSYQTPAAFPRLRKLELTGMVEWEEWEWEEQVQAMPLLEVLELKSCRLRCLPPGLASHARALKSISAQNNQHLNSLENFASAVELEVAESPDLERIANLPNLRKLEIEACPKLNVLEGICALQRLVLEDYAMETLPEYMQDVNPRHFELRCSLTLLTSIAVGQSGPEWDKFSRIDHVKAYAPDENNKRKWYVLYTREPCSMDTNVRHSISAVYSGDEEEDQQTIVNYLRLLRVEHEGFSDLIMQEECCFSIHGGTDYGKRMRHEKQSTQLKLMMYKCCKRYKTENSSNCIILTVQTTENEEGSETQQPETHTVQVLQKVPM from the exons ATGGCCATTGTGCTTGATGCATTCGCGTCCTATGTCGCTGACATGCTCAAGCAGGtggtggaggacgaggtggggatgcTGCTCGGCGTCACCGGCCAGATCGACAAGATGGGCGTCAAGCTTGGGGACCTCAAGAAGTTCCTGGCCGACGCCGAGAGGAGACGCATCACCGACACCAGCGTGCAGGGCTGGGTGACCGAGCTCAAGCGCGCCATGTACGACGCCACCGACATCCTCGACATCTGCCAGCTCAAGGCCATGGAACACCATGCATCACGCACGGGGTGCTGCAACCCCTTGCTCTTCTGCTTGCGGAACCCTCTGTTCGCCCACGAAATCGGCACCCGCATCAGGGCGCTCAACCAGAAGCTCGACGACATCAAGGAGCGAAGCGCTGCCTTCGGCTTCGACCTTGCTTCGTACGAGGACTCTAGCAGCAAGGTACATTCCTCTCGCTTATCTACCAGTCGCGAGACATCGTGGGAGCTCGACCGGTCAGGTGTGGTCGGGGAGAAGATCAAAGAAGACACAAGGGCACTTGTAGAAATCATGGTGAGAAGACCTGAGGTAGAAACCAGCAATACAGACAACAACAGAGTCATGGTTTTTGCCATTGTGGGTGTTGGTGGGATCGGCAAGACCACCCTCGCTCAAAAGGTCTTCAACGATGAAGCCATAAATGCCAATTTCGACACCAAGATATGGTTGAGTGTCAACCAGGGCTTTGACAAGGTTGAGCTTCTTAGGACAGCCATCACTCTTGCCGGGGGAAAGCACCCTAGTGAAAAAGCGTTGGCAGTGCTTTGGCCAATACTTAGTGCTGCCTTGGCAGGGAAGAAGATATTCCTGGTGATGGATGACGTGTGGAGCCATGAAGCATGGGGTGATGTGCTTGAAACACCCCTTAATGATGTGGCCCGAGGTAGCCGAGTCCTTGTCACTACTAGAGATACAAGAGTTGCCCGTGGGATGAAAGCTGTGCTCCCCTACCACCATATCGACAAATTAGATGATGAAGATGCATGGTCATTGCTTAGAAAACAG GTAATTTCAAGTGAGACAGATGGACCTGAAGTTGATATGCTTAAGGATATTGGATTGCAAATTGCTGTAAAATGTGGTGGTTTGCCTCTTGCTGTCAAAGTAATGGGAGGACTGTTGTGTCAGAAGGATAAACGACGCCATGAATGGAGTATGGTTCTGAATGATTCTATATGGTCAGCATCTGAAATGCCTGAAGAGCTAAACTATTCAATATATTTAAGCTATGAAGATTTACCTCCTTCCATCAAGCAGTGCTTTCTATACTACTCCCTTCTCCCTAAAAGTGCAGTGTGGTATAAAAATAGCATTATTGGCATGTGGATTAGCGAAGGATTTCTTCACAGAAACTCTGATGACTTAGAAGAGTTAGGAAGCAAGTACTATAAGGAGCTGATACTGAGGAACCTCATAGAGCCAGTTACAAAATGGTCTGATCAGCAAGTTTGCAGCATGCATGATGTTGTTCGCTCATTTGCTCAATTTGTGGCTAGAGATGAGGCACTAGCAGCTCACAGTGGAGATACTGGTTTCATTAGTAAACTTAGTGCACACAAGTTCCTTCGGTTGTCTATGGAAAAGAAAGTATCAGAATCAGATGGGTTGGGCTGGAGTTCCTTACATGCACAAAAGACACTGAGAACACTAATATTAGTTGGCCCTATATCTATGAAGCCTAGTGATTCGATTGTTGATTTTCCCTGCCTACGAACTCTACATACAGAATCTGTAGATGTTGCTGTATTGGTTGAGTCTTTGGGGAAACTCAAGCACTTGAGGTACTTGTTCATATGGAAATCCGATATATCAAGTTTGCCAGATAACATTGGAAATATGAAATTTCTGCAGTTCATTTGCCTTGTAAAATGCCAGCAATCTGTGAAACTTCCACATAGCATTTTGAAGCTAGCGCAACTGAGGTATCTTAACTTTCATGACTCTAGTATAAATGGTATACCAAAGGGGTTCAGTGTTCTAACAAATCTAAGGAACCTGCGTGGGTTTCCAGCCCAGACAGATGGTGTTTGGTGTAGTTTGGATGAGTTAGGCCCTCTTTCTGAGCTCAGATCTCTTGGAGTGCAGAGATTGGAGAATGTGTCCGTTACCTCGTCTGCGGCAAAGGCAAAGCTTGGTGAGAAAGTTCATCTGACCCACTTGTTTTTATACTGCAGCAGTATATTGGGAGATGATGGGCTGATTAAAGATGAAAAGGGTGTCTCTGAGGAAGAACAGCGACAAATTGCGGGTGTGTTTGATGAGCTCTGCCCTTCGCCTAGCTTAGAGTATCTTGATATAAATGGATTTTTTGGCCGACAGCTCCCAAGGTGGATGATGTCAAGATCAGCACCGGTCTTCAAGAGCTTGAGGATTATATTCATGCTTGATCTAGCTTGTTGCACCCAACTACCAGATTGCTTGTGTCAACTCCCATGTTTGCAGGACATTATGATCCGTCGCGCTCCAGCCATCAAGCGTGTTGGACCTGAATTCCTGCAATCCTACCAGACACCGGCTGCGTTTCCGAGATTGAGGAAGTTGGAGTTAACTGGAATGGTGGAATGGGAGGAGTGGGAGTGGGAGGAGCAGGTGCAAGCCATGCCTCTTTTGGAGGTGCTTGAGCTCAAAAGTTGCAGATTGAGGTGTCTTCCTCCTGGCCTCGCCTCACATGCGAGGGCTTTAAAGTCTATATCTGCACAAAATAACCAGCACCTCAACTCACTAGAGAACTTTGCTTCTGCTGTTGAGCTGGAAGTGGCTGAAAGCCCCGACTTGGAGAGGATCGCTAATCTTCCCAATCTGCGGAAGCTTGAGATCGAGGCTTGCCCAAAGCTGAATGTACTGGAGGGTATTTGTGCACTCCAGAGGCTCGTATTGGAGGATTATGCCATGGAAACACTTCCTGAATACATGCAAGATGTAAACCCAAGGCATTTTGAGTTACGCTGCAGCCTGACGTTGCTCACTTCCATAGCCGTGGGACAATCTGGACCTGAGTGGGACAAGTTCAGCCGTATCGACCATGTCAAGGCATATGCACCCGATGAGAACAATAAAAGGAAATGGTACGTGTTGTACACGAGGGAGCCCTGCAGCATGGACACAAATGTCCGCCACTCCATATCTGCAG TTTATTCAGGGGATGAAGAGGAGGACCAGCAA ACAATTGTAAACTACCTAAGGTTGCTCAGAGTAGAGCATGAAGGTTTCTCAGATCTGATTATGCAAGAAGAATGCTGCTTCAGTATTCATGGTGGTACAGACTATGGAAAAAGAATGAGGCATGAAAAACAGAGCACCCAGCTGAAACTCATGATGTACAAGTGTTGCAAAAGGTACAAAACTGAAAACTCTAGCA ATTGTATCATACTGACGGTACAGACTACAGAGAATGAAGAAGGCTCCGAAACACAACAACCAGAAACTCATACTGTACAAGTGTTGCAGAAGGTACCAATGTAA
- the LOC120966726 gene encoding UPF0481 protein At3g47200-like has product MADPSGARGGNIPADPMADTVEEAVAPVEQHLKWTKEDEESDAALSAPLMSSLQQVDSIGETMDSAEAAPAPVEKEEDEEYLQKAAQELRSSDSEIVDVGDISSCSREHVDEGLDNDLMKAAEEFKIDFHKRKEQMHRFPASLRSLDSQYIEPRVVAIGPYHHGKPHLLEVEKVKHVAAAQFTHESGRSIEEIYGAVCEVADEARRLYGHDSAVAGISNVDFNPMMFYDACFVLEFLHTISDEHEEQLLSEEALLYFFRSNEEQIICDIMLLENQLPWVVVEALMNFRSVPVQVKMIISRMGKGLTNRKYHIHTGPEETISDLHEEYNPPHLLGLLRFYKISSKIATKVSKNVKIANKISCIIHVFSILNRLKVWLIGAHKEMRIPSAKNKSMKTLSSMSISTGAVELAEIGIKLKASKSGSFTEMAIRKGPLFGELSLTPLVLSATNACLLANMAAFEVCTTSGDLSDDKGTAVCSYLALVSMLMDQKEDVRDLRRKHLVQGELTNQEVFDFFKTLTRHLPVGHSFLLVLTSIEKYQVNRWMWIKVHRFIYKYFKTIATVFSVVGVLVGIFKTLLSLRKHQ; this is encoded by the coding sequence ATGGCAGATCCCTCTGGTGCTCGTGGCGGCAACATTCCGGCTGATCCAATGGCTGACACCGTGGAAGAAGCTGTGGCTCCGGTTGAGCAGCACTTGAAGTGGACGAAAGAGGACGAGGAATCGGATGCTGCTTTATCCGCTCCCCTCATGAGCAGCCTCCAGCAAGTGGACTCAATCGGGGAGACCATGGATTCTGCAGAAGCAGCACCTGCTCCGGttgagaaggaggaggacgaggagtaCTTGCAGAAAGCAGCGCAGGAGCTTAGGTCCTCTGACTCTGAGATCGTGGATGTAGGTGACATTTCTAGCTGTAGCCGCGAGCATGTTGATGAGGGATTGGACAATGATTTGATGAAAGCAGCAGAAGAGTTCAAGATTGATTTCCACAAGAGAAAAGAGCAGATGCATAGGTTTCCTGCAAGCCTACGCAGTCTCGACAGCCAGTACATTGAGCCGAGGGTCGTTGCCATCGGCCCTTACCACCACGGCAAACCCCACCTCCTGGAGGTGGAGAAGGTCAAGCACGTGGCTGCCGCCCAATTCACCCACGAGTCAGGCCGCTCAATTGAGGAGATCTATGGGGCTGTCTGCGAGGTTGCAGACGAGGCCCGCCGCCTCTACGGTCATGACTCTGCGGTGGCAGGTATCAGCAATGTCGACTTTAATCCTATGATGTTCTATGATGCTTGTTTCGTGCTGGAATTTTTGCATACAATTAGTGATGAGCATGAGGAGCAGCTTCTATCTGAAGAAGCATTGCTGTATTTTTTCCGTTCCAACGAAGAGCAAATCATTTGTGATATAATGTTGCTAGAGAACCAGCTCCCCTGGGTAGTTGTGGAAGCCTTGATGAACTTCAGGTCCGTTCCCGTGCAAGTGAAGATGATAATTTCAAGGATGGGGAAAGGTCTCACAAACCGTAAGTATCATATTCATACCGGACCAGAAGAAACTATTTCAGACTTGCATGAAGAGTACAATCCGCCTCATCTCCTTGGTCTCCTCCGATTCTACAAAATAAGCAGCAAGATTGCCACCAAAGTCAGCAAGAATGTCAAAATAGCCAACAAGATATCCTGCATTATTCATGTATTTTCAATATTGAACCGTTTGAAAGTCTGGTTAATTGGTGCGCATAAAGAAATGCGTATACCATCGGCCAAGAATAAGTCCATGAAAACACTCAGCTCAATGTCAATATCTACAGGTGCCGTCGAGCTTGCAGAAATTGGCATCAAGCTGAAAGCCAGCAAGTCAGGAAGTTTCACAGAAATGGCCATCAGGAAAGGACCCCTCTTTGGCGAGCTTTCCCTGACGCCACTGGTGCTAAGCGCTACAAATGCATGTTTACTTGCAAACATGGCAGCTTTCGAGGTATGCACGACCTCAGGGGATCTATCTGATGATAAAGGGACGGCCGTCTGCTCTTACCTCGCCCTTGTTTCAATGCTCATGGATCAGAAAGAGGATGTGCGCGACCTACGGAGGAAGCATCTTGTGCAGGGAGAACTCACAAACCAAGAGGTGTTTGACTTTTTCAAGACCCTTACCAGGCACCTGCCGGTCGGCCACTCCTTTCTCCTCGTCTTAACAAGCATTGAGAAGTACCAGGTCAACAGGTGGATGTGGATCAAGGTGCACAGGTTCATCTACAAGTACTTCAAAACCATTGCTACGGTCTTCTCAGTGGTTGGTGTTCTAGTGGGCATCTTCAAGACGCTCCTCTCTCTCAGGAAACACCAGTAA